GCCAAACCACTCCGTCGATGTGAACTCTTGGGAGTGATAAGCCTGTTATCCCCAGGGTAGCTTTTATCCGTTGAGCGATGGCAATCCCACTTTATACCACCGGATCACTAAGTCCTACTTTCGTACCTGCTCCACCCGTCGGTGTCGCAGTCAAGCTCCCTTCTGCCTTTGCACTCTTCGAATGGTTTCCGACCATTCTGAGGGAACCTTTGAGCGCCTCCGATACCCTTTCGGAGGCGACCGCCCCAGTCAAACTCCCCACCTGACATTGTCCCCCGACCTGTTTAAGGCCGCTGGTTAGAAACCCAGTACTGCAAGGGTGGTATCCCAACAACAGCTCCACGGCAACTGGCGTTACCGCTTCAAAGCCTCCCACCTATCCTGTACATGCAATACCGAATCCCAGTATCAAGCTGGAGTAAAGCTCCATGGGGTCTTTCCGTCCTGGCGCAGGTAACCAGCATCTTCACTGGTATTTCAATTTCACCGGGTGCATTGTTGAGACAGTGCCCAAATCATTACGCCTTTCGTGCGGGTCGGAACTTACCCGACAAGGAATTTCGCTACCTTAGGACCGTTATAGTTACGGCCGCCGTTTACTGGGGCTTAAGTTCAAAGCTTCGCTTGCGCTAACCTCTCCCCTTAACCTTCCAGCACCGGGCAGGCGTCAGCCCATATACTTCACCTTTCGGTTTTGCATAGACCTGTGTTTTTGCTAAACAGTTGCTTGGGCCAATTCTCTGCGGCCACCTCTCAGTGGCACTCCTTCTCCCGAAGTTACGGAGTCATTTTGCCGAGTTCCTTAACAATGCTTCTCCCGTCGGCCTTAGGATTCTCTCCTCATCCACCTGTGTCGGTTTACGGTACGGGCGCGATACAAACAATAGCGGCTTTTCTTGACGCATGGCTCACACTCTTCCCTACTCTTAATTCGGTACGCATCACATCTTCGGATTGCCGTACGGATTTGCCAGTACGACTCCTACCTTGCTTGCGCCGGGCTTTCCATTCCCGGCTTGTGCTCTCCACACGTGTCCCCACAGTTCTGTTATATCGCGGTACAGGAATTTCAACCTGTTGTCCATCGGTTACGTCTTTCGACCTGGCCTTAGGCCCCGACTTACCCAGAGCAGATCAGCTTTACTCTGGAAACCTTAGATATTCGGCCGGAAGGATTCTCACCTTCCTCTCGCTACTCATTCCGGCATTCTCTCTTCTATACAGTCCACAGCTCCTTATCGGTACTGCTTCTTCCCGTATACAATGCTCCTCTACCAATGTACAAGTACATTCCTGAGCTTCGGTAGTGTGTTTCAGCCCCGGACATTTTCGGCGCAGGACCTCTCGACTAGTGAGCTATTACGCACTCTTTGAATGTATGGCTGCTTCTGAGCCAACATCCTAGTTGTCTTCGAAATCCCACATCCTTTTCCACTTAACACACATTTTGGGACCTTAGCTGCAGGTCTGGGCTCTTTCCCTTTTGACTACCCAACTTATCTCGTGCAGTCTGACTCCCATACACCATCTACGCGGCATTCGGAGTTTGATATTCTTCGGTAAGCTTTGACGCCCCCTAGGAAATTCAGTGCTCTACCTCCGCAAGACTTGTATGAGGCTAGCCCTAAAGCTATTTCGAGGAGAACCAGCTATCTCCGGGTTCGATTGGAATTTCTCCCCTATCCACACCTCATCCCCACCCTTTTCAACGGATGTGGGTTCGGACCTCCATTGCCTTTTACGGCAACTTCATCCTGGACATGGATAGGTCACCCGGTTTCGGGTCTACTCCGACTGACTCTTCGCCCTATTCAGACTTGGTTTCCCTTCGGCTCCATCCCTTAAGGACTTAACCTCGCCAGCCAGCGTAACTCGCCGGACCGTTCTACAAAAAGTACGCGGTTCCACATTTAAAGTGGTTCCACAGCTTATAAACATATGGTTTCAGGTTCTTTTTCACTCCCCTCCCGGGGTCCTTTTCACCTTTCCTTCACAGTACTATGCGCTATCGGTCACTAAGGAGTATTTAGCCTTACGGGGTGGTCCCCGCATATTCAGTCAAGGTTCCACGTGTCTCGACCTACTCTGGATACCGCCATGCCAATCGACCTTTCACTTACGGGGCTTTCACCCTCTCTGGCCGGCCTTCCCAGGCCGTTCTGTTAAGTCTTTTGGATCAATTCCGCGGTCCGAACCCCGGAGTGCACGCACTCCGGTTTGGGCTCTTCCGGTTTCGCTCGCCGCTACTTCCAGAATCACATGTTGTTTTCTCTTCCTCCGGCTACTTAGATGTTTCAGTTCACCGGGTTCCCCTCCTAACGTTATGTATTGGCGTTAGGATACCTGAGGTTTGCTCAGGTGGGTTTCCCCATTCAGAGATCTCCGGATCATAGGATATTTGCTCCTCCCCGAAGCTTTTCGCAGCTTATCACGTCTTTCATCGGCTCTTAGTGCCAAGGCATCCACCATACGCTCTTATTAGCATAACCAACTTGCTCTCATCCACGGGAATGAATGATTGCTTACACATGCATAGCGTTGCATGCGTTGGCTTCTAGGTCAATTTTTTGGATTCGTTTTCTTCGAATTGTGTAGTAATTATTACTCTGTTTATAACAATTACCTCGGATGTCTTGATTAGATATTTAATATCTTATCTATATTTCTCATATGCAATTTTCAAGGTACATGTTTGACTGTTTTATCAGCCATCAGGAAGTTGAATCTCTTCAGCCCTCTGATCACTGGTAAAACCAGTTTATTTTTCAATCCGGCAGCCACCTACTCTCCCGTACCGTCTCCAGTAAAGTACCATCGGCCGCTTAGGTCTTAACCATCGTGTTCGGGATGGGAACGGGTGTTACCCCTAAGCGCATCGCCACCGGAAATACTATTTGGCCTTTTTACAGAACCAATAATCTTCATCTCGTCCTTCGCGCGTCTTGCCCTACCTCAAATTCGCTCCGCTTCTTTTCGGTAGATTCAAGCCTTCACATGTCTCATTCCTGTTTCAAATGATTCAGCAAACAAGTTTGCTTCCTCATTTTTACAGTCCTGAGCCGCGCTCAGTCCTTGATGACTAAATAACAGACAACAACCCCTACTTTTTTTCCTTAGAAAGGAGGTGATCCAGCCGCACCTTCCGATACGGCTACCTTGTTACGACTTCACCCCAGTTATCGGTCCCACCTTCGGCAGCTCCCTCCTTTCGGTTGGGTCACTGACTTCGGGCGTTACTGACTCCCATGGTGTGACGGGCGGTGTGTACAAGACCCGGGAACGTATTCACCGCAGCATTCTGATCTGCGATTACTAGCGATTCCAGCTTCATGTAGTCGAGTTGCAGACTACAATCCGAACTGAGACGTTATTTTTGAGATTTGCTCGGCCTCGCGGCTCTGCTTCCCTTTGTTTACGCCATTGTAGCACGTGTGTAGCCCTGGTCATAAGGGGCATGATGATTTGACGTCATCCCCACCTTCCTCCAGGTTATCCCTGGCAGTCTCTCCAGAGTGCCCATCCTTAATGCTGGCTACTGAAGATAAGGGTTGCGCTCGTTGCGGGACTTAACCCAACATCTCACGACACGAGCTGACGACAACCATGCACCACCTGTCACCGATGTTCCGAAGAAAAGCTTCCATTACGAAGCGGTCATCGGGATGTCAAGATCAGGTAAGGTTCTTCGCGTTGCTTCGAATTAAACCACATGCTCCACCGCTTGTGCGGGTCCCCGTCAATTCCTTTGAGTTTCATTCTTGCGAACGTACTCCCCAGGTGGACTGCTTATTGCGTTAGCTGCGGCACCGAATAGCTTTGCTACCCGACACCTAGCAGTCATCGTTTACGGCGTGGACTACCAGGGTATCTAATCCTGTTTGCTCCCCACGCTTTCGAGCCTCAACGTCAGTCATCGTCCAGTAAGCCGCCTTCGCCACTGGTGTTCCTCCTAATATCTACGCATTTCACCGCTACACTAGGAATTCCACTTACCTCTCCGACACTCTAGCTGCACAGTTTCCAAAGCAGTCCACAGGTTGAGCCCATGCCTTTCACTTCAGACTTGCACAGCCGTCTACGCTCCCTTTACACCCAGTAAATCCGGATAACGCTTGCCCCCTACGTATTACCGCGGCTGCTGGCACGTAGTTAGCCGGGGCTTCTTAGTCAGGTACCGTCATTTTCTTCCCTGCTGATAGAAGTTTACATACCGAAATACTTCATCCTTCACGCGGCGTCGCTGCATCAGGCTTTCGCCCATTGTGCAATATTCCCCACTGCTGCCTCCCGTAGGAGTCTGGGCCGTGTCTCAGTCCCAATGTGGCCGGTCACCCTCTCAGGTCGGCTACTGATCGTCGGCTTGGTGGGCCGTTACCTCACCAACTACCTAATCAGACGCGGGTCCATCTCATACCACCGGAGTTTTTACCACTGTACCATGCAGTACTGTGGTCTTATGCGGTATTAGCAGCCATTTCTAACTGTTATCCCCCTGTATGAGGCAGGTTACCCACGCGTTACTCACCCGTCCGCCGCTCAGTCACAAAAGTCTTCATCCGAAGAATCAAACTTAAGTGCTTCGCTCGACTTGCATGTGTTAAGCACGCCGCCAGCGTTCATCCTGAGCCAGGATCAAACTCTCGTTTAAAAATCTTAATTCCGATTTGACTCGGATTTAAAATCAAAGTTCGTTCCAGGTCAAGAAAACTACTAGCTTTCTTATCCCTTTTACTGTTTTAAGGTTGACATTGTCATTCAATGTCCGTTCTGAATTTTCTCTTAAAGAATCTTCAGGGTTGTTGTCTATTATTTAATTATCAAGGTTCTTTTTCTTTGTTGTCGTCTCAGCGACAGCTTATTTATATTATCACATTTGCAATCGCTTGTCAACAACTTTTTTATTTTTCTTTTTCGCTGTCCGCTTCGATCATCTCTGTCGTTCGAAACAGCTTAATTAATATACCATGTCCTTTTCTAATTGTCAATATTATTTTTATTTTTTATTTTATTCGCGCAATTCACACAATTCAGTTTTTTACTTTCTATCATAACTACAGTTTCAAGAATGCCTCGGCATTCTTGCTGCGAGGTGCGCGTCATGCAATTGCATGACTTGCTTCTACTGCGCACCTCTGCAATCCTTCCAGAGGCTATATCAGCTGGGGGATTAACTCCCACCACTGATACCAGCTTGTTTCTCACCACCTATAGGAGTCATCTCCCAGCTGATATAAAAATGCACTTCGGGCCACAATTTCCGATCTTACATTTTAACAAAACACTACGTCTCCAATATTGTTCTTTTGTCTACTTACTGTTATAATTGCTAGACGGAGGTTCTTTTACTTATGAAAATACAGCTTTTATCAACATTAAAAAAATATAAAAAGGATTATTTAAAACAGGACATTTTCTCTGGTATCATTATAGCCGCTGTATCTATTCCCATTTCCATGGGATATGCACAGATTGCCGGGCTTCCTCCGGCTTATGGCTTGTATGGTTCTATTCTTCCTATATTATTATTCGCAATTTTTTCTACATCAAAACAATTTATTTTTGGTGTAGATGCTGCTCCCGCTGCTCTTGCAGGCAGTGCGCTGCTTTCTCTTGGTATTGTTCCCGGATCTGAAGCTGCGTTGAATTATATACCGATTCTGGCACTTTTTACTGGTCTGTGGCTTCTTTTCTTTTACATTATAAAAGCCGATCGGATTGTAAACTTTATATCAACCCCTGTTATGGGCGGATTCATTAGTGGAATCTCTTTAACTATTATCTTCATGCAGATTCCGAAACTTATGGGAAGCTCTGCAGGATCTGGTGAAATCATCGAACTTGCAGAACACATTTATGCCGCCGGTCAGGATTTCCACGGGCTTTCTCTCGGATTAGGACTTGGTACATTACTTATTATAAGAATATGCAAAAAATGGATTCCAAAATTTCCAATTGCAATTCTTATCATGGCTGCAGGCGTAGTATCTACTGTGTATTTCCATGTTGACGCAAAGGGTGTGGCACTGCTTGATTCTGTTGGAACCGGACTTCCGCCATTTTTCATTCCTGACTTTAGTCAGGTAGATCTGACTCAGGCTGTTGGGCGTGGACTGATGATTTCACTGGTCGTAATGGCTGAAACTTTGCTTGCAGAAAACAATTTTGCTTTCCGCAATGGTTACAATCTGAATGACCGCCAGGAAATCTTAGCCTGTGCTGCCGGTAACGTTGCCTCTGCATTTGTAGGTTCCTGCCCGGTGAATGGAAGCATTTCCCGGACATCTATGAACGAACAATATGGCGGGCACTCTCAAGTTGTTTCCATTACTGCAGGCATTACTATGGCAATTCTACTGTTATTTTTCACAGGCTTCATTGGATACCTGCCGATTCCGGTTCTGACCGCAATTGTGATATCCGCACTTATGGACGTTGTAGAGGTTCATTTATGTATCCGCCTCTTCCGACTAAGCAAACAGGATTTTTCCATTTTCATGGCAGCCTGTATTAGTGTATTATTTTTAGGAACAATTTACGGTGTGCTCATCGGTGTATTGCTTTCATTCTTTGCCGTTATCACAAAATCCGCGAATCCAACTCGTTCTTTTCTTGGTGTGATTCCCGGAAAAGATGGATATTATGACCTTATAAGAAATGTACATGCGTATCCTATCAAAGGTGTTGTCATGTACCAGTTTAATGAAAACCTGTTTTTCGCAAATGTAAAGATTCTTCAGGAAGATCTTGAAGATGCAGTCAGTCCAGATACGCAAGTCGTAATCATTGACGCAAGAGCAATCAACAACATCGACATTACTGCTGCAGACCGCCTTGCGGAATTATCTTCGCGTCTGACAGACCTTGGAATACATTTTTATATCACTGAACATACTGAAAAATTGAATCAGCAAATGCGTCAGTTAGGTGTTGAACATCTGATCCGCGAGGGACATGTCCGCCGGACAATACTGGCTGCTCTTCACGACGCAGATATTTACGCTCCATATGAACTGGATATCCCGGATTCTGAAAAAGAAAGCGTAAAACTAAACCTGACATTTCTTCCTGCAGAAGATGAAGATACACTGGAGGAATTTGCATGGGCTTATGGTGATCAGGTAGTCGAGGAAATGGAACATGAAGTTCACCACATCTTAAATCATATTCACGGATTAAAGGATATTGAAGAGATTCTTGAAAACGGTCTTGTAGACCACCTTGAAAATTGGCATTCTCTTGGTGCCTTTGATGAGGACGAATTACTTCGCCGTATCGAGCTTCATCTCAATGAGTTGTCACAGGCACTGGCAGAAAACCAACCATTAGTTCTTCAGTTAATTGAAAAACGAAGACGTATTTTAAGAGACCGTGTTCTACGTGAACATCCGGAAGTCTTCGATAAGTTACAGAAACATCGTCGAAAGCTTGAAGAACGATTAGAACTTCAGCGCGCAAGCGTAGAACCTCAAGAACAAACACCTCAGCCAAATCAAACTTTTGAAAAAGAAGACGTTCCAGCGCAAGAATCTGATGCAGCACAAGATTCCGATGCGGCACAAGATTCCGATGCAGCACAAGATTCCGATGCGGCACAAGATTCCGATACGGCACAAGATTCCGATGCGGCACAAGATTCTGATGTGGCACAAGATTCCGATGCAGCACAAGATTCCGATGCGGCACAAGATTCTGATGTGGCACAAGATTCCGATGCAGCACAAGATTCCGATGTGGCACAAGATTCTGATAATGTACAAAAAGAATATGAACTTGACGAGAATACTGCCGAACAGGAATCCAATCTTGAGCGACAATTTCTAGAATATATTCGCCGACATTAATTCAAAGATTTCCACTAAACGCATACAAAAAAGGCAACACATACACGACGCATGTGTTGTCTTTTTTTCGTTCAATATTTCTATTTTTTCTCTTTGTTACTTTCATATTCTTTCAATGCTTTTAATGCCTGACCACCCATGAGATACAGAATTCCAGTGTTAAATATGGTCATAAGACCAATTCCTACATCCCCCAGATCCCAAACAAATGTATAAGCTGCAATTCCGCCAATGAACAACATTACAAGTGCAAGTACTTTATAAGCAGTCTGCCAGAACCATTTATCACCAAAGAGATAAGATACATTACTTCTTGCGTAAAAGAGTATTCCTAAAAATGTCGAGAAACTGAATAAAAATAATGTAAGTGCTATAAAGATTACACCAAATTCTCCAAGATGATATTTCATTGCTGACTGTAGTAAATCCATTCCAGACTTTCCGGCAACTACATTTTCCGGTGCCAACAGCATGATCATTGCAGTACAGCTACAGATCACAATGGTGTCAATAAATACTCCCAGCGCCTGTGTAAGTCCTGCTTTTACCGGAAAATCACATTCTGCTGCCGCTGCCGCACATGGTGCTGATCCAGAACCCGCCTCATTTGAAAACAGACCTCTCTTTACGCCGTTCATCAAAACTGCTCCGAATCCTCCAGATACAACCTGTCTGATTCCAAATGCCTCCTCAAAGATCCGACCAAATACGCTTGGAATACTTTTCATATTTATGAGAATAATAAAAATCGTAATGAAGAAATAACATACAGCCATAATCGGCACGATCAGGTCCAGAACTTTTACCGTCGCATTTTTACGAAGGACAATCACTGCCGCAACTGCAACAAGGACAATCGTTGTATAAAGCGGTGGAATATGAAATGCATTTTCAAAAGAAGATGTAACTGAATTACTGATTACCTGGCTGATTCCACACCAGCAGATCAGACCGGAAATTGCAAACAGAACAGCAATCAAGGTATGATTTTTCTTTTTTCCTGTCTTTTCTTCCATATAATGATGAATATAGTAAGCCGGACCTCCACGGTATCCTCCGTAAAGTGGATCTTTTTCTTTGTGAATCTGTGCCAGCGTTGCCTCTACAAATGCTGTTGAGGAGCCAATCAGGGCTGTTACCCACATCCAAAAGACTGCTCCTGCACCTCCTGCGGAAATTGCAGCTACAACCCCGACAAGATTTCCCATGCCGACTCTCGTCGCTGTTGATACGATCAACGTCTGAAACGTGGACAGACTGTCTTTATTCTCCTTCTTTGACATCAGTGCCCGAGTCATATCCGGGAACAAACGCAAAGGTAATACTTTTGTCCGCACTGTAAAATAAATCCCTGTCGGAATCAATAATATAATCAGCAATGAGATTCCCACACTCTCTCCACCCGGCAATGGAACATGTATCAAATCTCCCCACAATAATGCATAAATTCTTTCAATTAACGATACAACCATTTCAGAAATATCCTTTCTGAGCTCTTTGTCACTTTAACGCTCTGCACTATCATACTATATCTCAATATATTGTGCAAATACTTTTCATGAAAAAACAATTTCCTGCAATACTCTTCCGACCGCCTGTGAAAAATCACTGATATTTCGAATCTTTATCAGATTTTGCCCAAAAATCTTTCCTGCTACTTCTCCAGAGCGCGTACTTCCCATAAAAATTCCGATCACCTGAATTCCTTTTTGTTTCAGATTCTGCACTTCTTTCGCAGTATCTTGAATCGCAAGCAGATCTGTATATTCTTTATTTTTATAAAAAGCACCTTCTCCACTATCCTGATCATCCTGTGGGCTTGCATCTGTCAGTACGAGTAAAATTCTTTTTCTTTTTTCGCCGTTCTCCATCAAGTGTCCTGCTGCCCGAAGTGCAAGTCCATCGCGATTATTTCCCGCCGCAACATACCGGAACAGTTCATCCTCTCTCTCTTCTTTGCAATTAGGGAAAATGTGCAATATCGTATAGCCGCGGATACTGCAATAAGAATAAATCTGTACCGGAATCTTACATTGTTTCAGACTTTTGGATAAAATATACGCCTGAGCCGCAATCTGCTCCTGCATCTGCTTTCTCGAAGAAGAGGCATCTATGAGAATATCAACAGAAAATCCAGGAATTTCTACCTCTTCTTTTCTCTCAAATACTCTTGGATCGTCCAGATAGACTGCTTTCCACACTTCCCGTGGATTTAGTTTTCCGTGAGCTGCTTTCTCCGGAAATCTCTCTTCTTGTTCCTCAAGACAAATCTTTAGCTTTTCTGTAAGTCTTCGAATGGCATTCTGATAAATCGCATAATTCTGTTCATAATGTTTTTTATTCTTCTCATATTGTCTGGCAGACTCTGCCTGAAATTCTCTAATTTCCTTTTTTTCTCTTTTTCCTTTTATCTTGGATAATTCATTTTCACCGGTATATATCTTATTTCTGTTTTTTTCTGTCTCCGACTCTTTCAGGCCATCCTCCCCTGCTCTTGAATTCCCTTTTGTAAATAAAAGATGACAATTTTTATGATTTCCCACACACAATTTTTGTTCTATTTTTTCCTGGTATTCTTGCGAATAGATACTCTTTCCAAAACATGCCTCTACATATCTTTTTGTTTCTTCCGGATTTCTCTGTAGCGACAACTGGAATATATAGTGTTTGCCTCGCTCCATTATTCCCGATTTTCCATCAAAAAATGTATTTTGGTCATCATAATTTCTGGCACGTACATAAGTAGCACTTACTTTTCCAAAAGACTGAAATGCTCCGGATACCTTCTGCAGAAAATAATTTCCTTTCTTCTTTTCAGTCGGACGATACGCAAAATATTTCCACAGATTTTCTCTTGTCTGTTTCAGAATTTGATCCGTTGACATATCTTCTGAAAAAGAAAACGCATGTAAAATCTGCTCATCTTCCTCTTTTAACCCTGATGACCGTCCCAAAATTTCTCTGCAATGTCCGTTTCGTATCTGATCAATTCTAGAATACTCTTTATATTTCCGATAACGCCTCAGGCTTTCCCTTGCATACTCCTTCCTTATATCCCTAAGTGCCGATCTTATCTTCTCTTCTTTTGGATACAATGCATTTTCCAGGCCAATCCAGAGAAGCCCTTCATATAACTCTTGGTTTTTTCCTCCTAACTGATTAAAAAATGCGTCTATTTTTTCCTGATCGTACCATTTATATGCCAGTCCGATAATCAGGTTCAAATACATATCTGCTGTTCCATCCGGGGAAAATGCAAGAAACATTGGTTCAAATTCATACTTTTCTGCTGCAGTCCATATAAAATTATGTGCTCTTTTCGCTTCTATTAATTCCTGCTCTTCCATTTCTGTCACCTTGTAAATATTTGCATATTTTATTATTTTTGTGAAAAACATCCTTTCTTTGGATTTTTCTTGAAATCCTTGCCTGAATCGTATCCCGGATCAATGTCTGTTCATATGGATCAAACGATTTGTTCGCAATTCCCATATCTAGCGCTGTATGAATATCAAGTCCTTTTTCCATCAGATCGATTGCTCCCAAAAGGCCTCGAAGATCCAGTGCCTTAGAAGAAATCTCAGCATTTTCACATTTTTTCTGTAAATCTAAAAATAATGCTGCTAACTCTTCTGCCGCATCTTCCCGGATTGTCGGAGAGTTCTTTCTTATCAGTTTTATCAGGCTTTCTTTAGCAATCATTGGCATCTGAATGACGGCAAAACGTGACACCAATGCTTCATTCAGTTCTTTTGTGCCGGAATATCCATAATTCATGGTTGCAATAAACCGCGTTGCAGGATGAAGTTCTATTCTTTCATACCCCGGAACGTCAATGGTCCTACGAAAATCCAATGTTGCATGCAACACTGCCATAGCTTCACTTTTTGCCATGTTAATTTCATCCAATACCGTAAAACCACCTGTTTTTGCCGCTGTATATACCGGACCAGGCCGGAAAGTCACTTCACCGCCGCGAAATGTATCCATCCCTATGAGGGAAGCAGCATCCATATTCACATGAAAAGACACATCCCATCGCGGCCGCATAAAAACTCCGGCCAGATTCTCAGCGAACAGATTCTTTCCTGTCGCCTTATGTCCGACAAGCAGAAGATTCTGCCCGCATAGAATAGCTGTAATTGCCTGCTCCCACACATCTTTTCCATAATAAAACTGCTCCAGCTTTGGAATTCTTGCCTCATAAGATTTTTCTGCCGGATAACTTTCACGAAATTTTTTTATCTCATCAATCAAATCATCTCTGATTCCAAGTTCCCGTAATTTCTCTAACAAATGCTGTCGCTTCCCTTCTGTTCAAAACTTACCATCTATACTTCTTTTAAAGATGAAATAGATTTTTTGTTTTATCTTGTAATGTTATTATACTCGTGAAAGACCGTTTTTTCGATTTATTTTTCACATAAAGGCATATTTTTTCTTTTGTTATTATATTATCACCCCAAAGCAATTAGTCCGGAATACTCTCCGCA
The sequence above is drawn from the Dorea formicigenerans genome and encodes:
- a CDS encoding alanine/glycine:cation symporter family protein, with the translated sequence MVVSLIERIYALLWGDLIHVPLPGGESVGISLLIILLIPTGIYFTVRTKVLPLRLFPDMTRALMSKKENKDSLSTFQTLIVSTATRVGMGNLVGVVAAISAGGAGAVFWMWVTALIGSSTAFVEATLAQIHKEKDPLYGGYRGGPAYYIHHYMEEKTGKKKNHTLIAVLFAISGLICWCGISQVISNSVTSSFENAFHIPPLYTTIVLVAVAAVIVLRKNATVKVLDLIVPIMAVCYFFITIFIILINMKSIPSVFGRIFEEAFGIRQVVSGGFGAVLMNGVKRGLFSNEAGSGSAPCAAAAAECDFPVKAGLTQALGVFIDTIVICSCTAMIMLLAPENVVAGKSGMDLLQSAMKYHLGEFGVIFIALTLFLFSFSTFLGILFYARSNVSYLFGDKWFWQTAYKVLALVMLFIGGIAAYTFVWDLGDVGIGLMTIFNTGILYLMGGQALKALKEYESNKEKK
- a CDS encoding AAA family ATPase, whose amino-acid sequence is MLEKLRELGIRDDLIDEIKKFRESYPAEKSYEARIPKLEQFYYGKDVWEQAITAILCGQNLLLVGHKATGKNLFAENLAGVFMRPRWDVSFHVNMDAASLIGMDTFRGGEVTFRPGPVYTAAKTGGFTVLDEINMAKSEAMAVLHATLDFRRTIDVPGYERIELHPATRFIATMNYGYSGTKELNEALVSRFAVIQMPMIAKESLIKLIRKNSPTIREDAAEELAALFLDLQKKCENAEISSKALDLRGLLGAIDLMEKGLDIHTALDMGIANKSFDPYEQTLIRDTIQARISRKIQRKDVFHKNNKICKYLQGDRNGRAGINRSEKST
- a CDS encoding SulP family inorganic anion transporter, with amino-acid sequence MKIQLLSTLKKYKKDYLKQDIFSGIIIAAVSIPISMGYAQIAGLPPAYGLYGSILPILLFAIFSTSKQFIFGVDAAPAALAGSALLSLGIVPGSEAALNYIPILALFTGLWLLFFYIIKADRIVNFISTPVMGGFISGISLTIIFMQIPKLMGSSAGSGEIIELAEHIYAAGQDFHGLSLGLGLGTLLIIRICKKWIPKFPIAILIMAAGVVSTVYFHVDAKGVALLDSVGTGLPPFFIPDFSQVDLTQAVGRGLMISLVVMAETLLAENNFAFRNGYNLNDRQEILACAAGNVASAFVGSCPVNGSISRTSMNEQYGGHSQVVSITAGITMAILLLFFTGFIGYLPIPVLTAIVISALMDVVEVHLCIRLFRLSKQDFSIFMAACISVLFLGTIYGVLIGVLLSFFAVITKSANPTRSFLGVIPGKDGYYDLIRNVHAYPIKGVVMYQFNENLFFANVKILQEDLEDAVSPDTQVVIIDARAINNIDITAADRLAELSSRLTDLGIHFYITEHTEKLNQQMRQLGVEHLIREGHVRRTILAALHDADIYAPYELDIPDSEKESVKLNLTFLPAEDEDTLEEFAWAYGDQVVEEMEHEVHHILNHIHGLKDIEEILENGLVDHLENWHSLGAFDEDELLRRIELHLNELSQALAENQPLVLQLIEKRRRILRDRVLREHPEVFDKLQKHRRKLEERLELQRASVEPQEQTPQPNQTFEKEDVPAQESDAAQDSDAAQDSDAAQDSDAAQDSDTAQDSDAAQDSDVAQDSDAAQDSDAAQDSDVAQDSDAAQDSDVAQDSDNVQKEYELDENTAEQESNLERQFLEYIRRH